A portion of the Punica granatum isolate Tunisia-2019 chromosome 7, ASM765513v2, whole genome shotgun sequence genome contains these proteins:
- the LOC116213443 gene encoding disease resistance protein At4g27190-like, protein MGKPRDPIWNYVKVILDEGKACRWQCRCCDEIFSGGASRIKAHLGNVEGQGIKVCEKADEATKKIANTKRRRLETGTSSAQVNTQPQLPDLRNPSPFFDQSNHNAPPPRSPDAPADPREISICLRSLGEFCGETEVEGPSNAPGHIYNRSIMPCSAFHLPEEGNQDPCNEVDGLMRGSHNAVGLPWQFAPGDPGDISICPRSFGEFTINLLQEACGETEVEGPSNAPGHINNRGIMPRSGFHTSEGDPLRNPPDAIPLGTATLSESHVSSVIRGLHVETDRPENSRMSLPAVPSFHLPEEGNQDPCNEVDGPSATPIGQPSTGPAGGARDAVGGTFIVRELVGRQSRRIVDEIWVCLTNNISRIGVYGMAGVGKTTVLKHLHNKTRAAFRGVFWVTVSKDCTIHELQNKIAKGTEAQDLFRDKDEAKRSSLLFEHLRKKKNTLIILDDVWQHFELHEVGIPEDCIRVVLTTRDRAVCQKMLCQKEIKVEPLPYNDAWTMFVDTLGSKPSPRQKRFARCIVKECKGLPLAIVVMAGSMRGVQSDYGWADTLEKLRQPQALQQDMQTGVFPILQHSYSCLDPKKQQCLLRCALYPEDEKIGREELIEFCIDEGVIHGDNRRKMRNEGHRLLDELEKACLLELCNTGDFRQSGGWGVRMHDVIRDMAISIMRTYCRVKSGLHLDDVPDDEDEWFPDLQKVSLMENDIKVIPSSISPNCHQLSTLLLSRCTRLREISGCFFDRIGGLKVINLSFTHIRRVPESITNLEKLKALILNGCSNLSLLPSLEKLTSLRKLDLQGCTKIKEVPDGLRMLVNVTYLDLSRTGIERIPYGVISKLQKLQHLIADNIEVKGEEVGKLKKLELIQCCFQNVKELNKYTQAHNKTMRNSRSYSIFIGGPARCLNYWGDRFVNLRDRCRDGENIRSYHLPRDVKELSIEFNSWMWNNILASLTRLEELERLRIEGGQPELIEGQPPLKHLLGVSHIMRVRFLEVCSCDGGESIIGAEAAAGESPHAFSQLESIEISDCGKAKNVVGHQLLPRLQNLRCIRIGWVANMEEIIVMPSPQPFPAATSALLLPSLTEIRVYGCHKMKRALTLELFMLLPNLSCISVHDCDQMEEIIAMPAQLPATCTLQFHLLTYINVDRCHKMKRVLTFELFTLLPNLNYISVDDCEQMKEVIGHGLEHGGGAMVGYSTTSSLLLSPYAPSADQSRARQLTLILRDLGELESICSGTGLRDLIHVIDICKCPKLKRIEMLDGIFASPPHSLKEIILSGDGIGEWWESLEWNYPEAKTALRRYVFIKSNAGFHKTPIQEWRRSRQF, encoded by the coding sequence ATGGGCAAGCCAAGGGACCCCATTTGGAATTACGTCAAAGTCATATTGGATGAAGGTAAAGCATGTCGCTGGCAGTGTAGGTGCTGCGACGAAATTTTTTCCGGGGGAGCTTCCCGAATAAAGGCACATTTGGGTAATGTTGAAGGCCAAGGAATTAAAGTTTGTGAAAAGGCTGATGAAGCAACGAAGAAAATAGCTAACACAAAGAGAAGAAGGCTAGAGACTGGAACCAGTTCAGCTCAAGTGAACACACAGCCGCAGTTGCCAGATTTGCGGAACCCTTCGCCATTTTTTGACCAAAGCAACCACAATGCACCACCGCCTAGGAGTCCTGACGCACCGGCGGATCCACGCGAAATCTCTATTTGTCTGAGGAGTTTAGGAGAATTCTGCGGTGAAACAGAGGTGGAAGGTCCATCAAATGCTCCAGGGCACATCTATAACCGAAGTATTATGCCATGCTCAGCCTTTCATTTGCCAGAGGAGGGAAATCAAGATCCATGCAATGAGGTTGATGGACTCATGCGGGGGAGTCATAACGCAGTGGGCCTGCCTTGGCAATTTGCACCGGGGGATCCAGGCGATATCTCTATTTGTCCGAGGAGTTTTGGAGAATTTACTATAAATTTATTGCAAGAAGCCTGCGGTGAAACAGAGGTGGAAGGTCCATCAAATGCTCCAGGGCACATCAATAACCGAGGTATTATGCCACGCTCGGGCTTTCACACAAGCGAAGGTGATCCATTGAGGAATCCTCCAGATGCCATCCCATTGGGCACGGCAACTTTGTCAGAATCTCACGTCAGTTCTGTGATACGTGGTCTACACGTTGAAACCGATAGACCAGAGAACTCAAGAATGTCATTGCCAGCTGTTCCGTCCTTTCATTTGCCAGAGGAGGGAAACCAAGATCCATGCAATGAGGTTGATGGACCCAGTGCTACACCAATCGGGCAGCCTTCTACTGGGCCAGCTGGCGGAGCACGAGATGCAGTAGGTGGAACTTTCATAGTACGAGAGTTAGTGGGGCGGCAGTCTCGGAGAATCGTGGATGAGATTTGGGTTTGCTTAACGAATAATATTTCACGCATTGGTGTCTATGGAATGGCCGGAGTGGGCAAAACAACGGTCCTAAAGCACCTTCATAACAAAACGCGTGCAGCTTTTCGTGGTGTATTTTGGGTCACCGTATCAAAAGATTGCACCATCCATGAGCTGCAAAATAAGATAGCAAAAGGAACAGAGGCTCAAGATCTTTTTAGGGATAAAGATGAAGCGAAAAGGTCAAGTCTTTTATTCGAACatttgagaaagaaaaagaatactCTAATTATTCTAGACGATGTGTGGCAGCATTTTGAGCTCCATGAGGTGGGAATTCCGGAGGATTGCATTCGAGTTGTCTTGACAACTCGAGATCGTGCTGTTTGTCAGAAGATGCTGTGTCAAAAGGAAATCAAGGTCGAGCCCCTACCTTATAATGACGCATGGACTATGTTTGTAGATACGCTTGGTTCTAAGCCATCTCCTAGGCAGAAACGTTTTGCGAGGTGTATTGTAAAGGAGTGCAAAGGCTTGCCTCTTGCTATTGTTGTTATGGCTGGAAGCATGAGGGGAGTGCAGTCTGATTATGGATGGGCAGACACCCTGGAAAAACTAAGACAACCACAAGCTCTACAACAGGACATGCAAACAGGTGTTTTCCCAATCCTTCAACACAGTTATAGCTGCTTAGATCCAAAGAAGCAACAATGTCTTTTACGGTGTGCTCTCTATCCTGAGGATGAGAAAATCGGCAGAGAAGAATTGATAGAGTTTTGCATTGATGAGGGGGTGATTCATGGGGATAACAGGCGGAAGATGCGCAATGAAGGCCACCGATTATTAGATGAACTTGAAAAGGCATGTCTCCTTGAACTGTGTAATACTGGTGATTTCCGACAGTcgggggggtggggggtgaGGATGCATGATGTGATTCGAGACATGGCCATAAGCATCATGAGAACATACTGCAGGGTGAAATCTGGGTTGCATTTGGATGATGTGCCggatgatgaggatgaatggTTCCCTGATCTGCAAAAGGTCTCGCTGATGGAAAATGACATAAAAGTAATTCCATCCTCCATATCACCAAATTGTCATCAGCTTTCAACTCTGCTGCTAAGTCGCTGTACGAGACTGCGTGAAATCTCAGGATGTTTCTTTGACCGGATAGGGGGGTTGAAAGTTATTAATTTGAGCTTTACTCACATCAGAAGAGTGCCAGAATCTATCACGAACCTGGAAAAGTTAAAGGCACTAATACTCAACGGGTGCTCTAacttatctcttcttccttccctGGAGAAGTTGACATCGTTAAGGAAGTTGGACCTCCAAGGGTGTACTAAGATTAAAGAAGTGCCAGATGGTTTGCGGATGTTGGTTAATGTTACATATCTTGACCTTTCACGGACAGGAATTGAGAGGATTCCATATGGAGTAATCAGTAAGTTACAGAAGCTACAACATCTTATAGCGGATAATATAGAAGTGAAGGGAGAAGAAGTTGGAAAATTAAAGAAGTTGGAGTTAATCCAATGTTGTTTTCAAAATGTGAAAGAGCTGAACAAGTACACACAGGCACATAACAAGACAATGAGAAACTCCCGCTCGTATAGTATCTTCATAGGAGGTCCAGCTCGATGTCTCAATTATTGGGGAGATCGGTTTGTGAATTTACGTGATAGATGTAGAGATGGTGAGAATATTAGATCGTATCATCTCCCAAGAGACGTGAAGGAATTGTCGATTGAGTTTAACAGTTGGATGTGGAATAATATTTTGGCCAGTTTAACACGTCTTGAAGAACTAGAGAGGCTGCGGATAGAAGGGGGACAGCCAGAGCTAATAGAGGGACAGCCACCACTGAAGCATCTGTTAGGGGTGTCGCACATCATGAGAGTAAGATTTCTCGAGGTTTGTAGTTGCGACGGAGGGGAGAGTATAATAGGAGCAGAAGCAGCAGCCGGAGAATCACCTCACGCTTTCTCCCAACTCGAATCAATTGAAATCAGTGACTGTGGAAAGGCGAAGAATGTGGTGGGGCATCAATTACTTCCTCGTCTCCAAAATCTACGGTGTATTCGAATTGGGTGGGTCGCCAATATGGAGGAGATAATAGTAATGCCATCCCCTCAACCATTTCCCGCGGCCACGTCTGCCCTCCTCCTTCCTTCTCTTACAGAAATTAGGGTTTACGGATGTCATAAGATGAAGAGGGCACTAACTCTTGAGTTATTCATGCTCCTCCCCAACCTCAGCTGCATCAGTGTTCATGATTGTGATCAGATGGAGGAGATAATAGCAATGCCAGCACAACTTCCAGCCACCTGCACCCTGCAGTTTCATCTTCTTACGTATATAAATGTCGACCGCTGTCATAAGATGAAGAGGGTGCTAACTTTTGAGTTATTCACACTCCTTCCCAACCTCAACTATATCAGTGTTGATGATTGTGAACAGATGAAGGAAGTGATAGGCCACGGATTAGAGCACGGAGGAGGAGCCATGGTCGGATACAGCACCACTAGCAGCTTGTTATTGTCCCCCTATGCACCATCTGCTGACCAATCAAGGGCAAGGCAGCTGACCTTAATATTGCGTGACCTCGGGGAACTTGAGAGCATATGCAGTGGGACTGGACTTCGGGATCTCATACATGTCATTGATATATGCAAATGTCCGAAGCTGAAGAGGATTGAAATGCTAGATGGAATATTCGCTTCTCCTCCCCATTCTCTTAAGGAGATAATACTATCTGGAGATGGAATTGGAGAATGGTGGGAATCTCTGGAGTGGAACTACCCTGAGGCCAAGACTGCCCTCCGACGTTACGTCTTCATCAAATCCAATGCGGGGTTCCACAAAACCCCTATCCAGGAATGGCGTCGCAGTAGGCAGTTTTAA
- the LOC116213206 gene encoding Werner Syndrome-like exonuclease — MLGSSRTVTFDPATSKYSVVFAGKTIETVVTDKASVIDSWVMEIQSIYAGKPMVVGLDVEWRPHIIRSMSNKSATLQLCIDCKCLIVQLFYVDYIPVSLKNFLMDPNFTFVGVEVGDDIAKLRNEYGLICRKHADVREAAKNKWPGRFRRPGLKDLAVEVAGLHMKKPRHVVMSNWEARNLSESQVEYACVDAYASYKIGHKLLIEN; from the exons ATGTTGGGATCTAGCAGGACTGTGACGTTCGACCCGGCCACCTCGAAGTACTCGGTTGTGTTCGCAGGGAAAACGATCGAAACGGTTGTGACCGACAAGGCTTCTGTGATTGATTCATGGGTTATGGAGATACAATCCATTTATGCAGGAAAACCCATGGTGGTCGGTTTAGATGTCGAGTGGAGGcctcacatcatccgatctaTGAGCAACAAATCCGCAACCCTCCAGCTCTGTATCGACTGCAAGTGCCTTATTGTCCAGCTCTTCTACGTGGATTACATCCCCGTTTCGCTCAAGAACTTCTTGATGGATCCGAACTTTACTTTCGTGGGCGTTGAG GTTGGCGATGATATTGCAAAGCTGAGGAACGAGTACGGCCTCATTTGTAGAAAGCATGCAGATGTTCGGGAGGCGGCGAAGAATAAGTGGCCCGGAAGGTTTAGGAGGCCCGGGCTGAAGGATCTAGCGGTAGAAGTGGCGGGCTTGCACATGAAGAAGCCCAGGCACGTCGTCATGAGTAACTGGGAGGCTCGGAATCTGAGCGAGAGTCAAGTCGAGTATGCTTGTGTCGATGCCTATGCCTCTTACAAGATCGGCCATAAGCTCCTCATAGAGAACTAA
- the LOC116213445 gene encoding protein AGENET DOMAIN (AGD)-CONTAINING P1, whose translation MPPAASFSPGDAVEIASNDDGFRGSWFTGIVIRLLSAPSSSGRRKTAGKATLRYLIQFDTLFEDEAGTKRLMEEVDEYQMRPLPPREPRRAFKLGEEVDAYYNDGWWEGSITAELGSGKFEVYFRASKESIQFKSESLRLHREWTNNAWFPPFDEEKRGSAAVEAKVAGTTNQRFKKGALVEVSSDEDGFRGAWFSAKIDKEISKGKYLVQYQNFRNDDDTNFLLEEIDALHIRPRPPQTKASGDFKLLDEVDALYNDGWWVGVVSKVLKNSRFFVYFRDTNEELEFSGSELRPHQEWIGGKWIIASQSLKL comes from the exons ATGCCTCCAGCCGCCTCATTCTCCCCCGGCGACGCCGTCGAGATCGCATCAAACGACGACGGGTTCCGCGGCTCGTGGTTCACCGGCATCGTCATCCGCCTCCTCTCTGCTCCATCCTCCTCAGGCCGCCGCAAGACCGCTGGCAAAGCCACCCTTAGGTACCTAATTCAGTTCGACACGCTCTTCGAGGACGAGGCCGGGACCAAACGGCTGATGGAGGAGGTCGATGAGTATCAGATGAGGCCCCTGCCTCCTCGCGAGCCGAGGAGAGCGTTCAAGCTCGGGGAGGAGGTGGATGCGTACTACAACGACGGCTGGTGGGAGGGCTCGATCACGGCGGAGCTGGGCAGCGGGAAGTTCGAAGTCTACTTTAGGGCTTCAAAGGAGTCTATACAGTTCAAGAGCGAGAGCTTGAGGCTCCACCGTGAGTGGACCAATAACGCTTGGTTCCCTCCTTTCGATGAGGAAAAG AGAGGGTCAGCAGCAGTGGAGGCTAAGGTTGCTGGAACAACGAACCAGAGATTCAAGAAAGGGGCATTGGTTGAGGTGAGTAGCGATGAAGATGGGTTTCGTGGTGCCTGGTTCTCTGCAAAGATTGATAAGGAGATTTCAAAGGGAAAGTACCTAGTACAGTACCAAAACTTCAGAAACGATGATGATACAAACTTCCTATTGGAAGAAATTGATGCTCTGCACATAAGGCCTCGTCCTCCCCAAACTAAAGCAAGTGGTGATTTCAAGTTGCTCGATGAAGTAGATGCTTTGTACAATGACGGATGGTGGGTAGGCGTGGTCTCTAAAGTTCTCAAAAATTCGAGATTTTTTGTCTACTTCAGAGATACCAATGAGGAATTGGAGTTTAGCGGATCCGAGTTAAGACCACACCAGGAGTGGATCGGCGGCAAATGGATTATCGCCTCACAG TCTTTGAAGTTGTAA
- the LOC116214733 gene encoding Werner Syndrome-like exonuclease, producing MLGSRRTVTFNPATSKYSVLFAGKTIETVVTDKASVIDSWVMEIQSIYAGKPMVVGLDVEWRPHIIRSMSNKSATLQLCIDCKCLIVQLFYVDYIPDSLKNFLMDPNFTFVGIEVGDDIAKLRDEYGLNCRKHADVREAAKNKWPGRFRRPGLKDLAVEVAGLHMKKPRHVVMSNWEARNLNDSQVEYACVDAYASYKIGHKLLIEN from the exons ATGTTGGGATCTCGCAGGACTGTGACGTTCAACCCGGCCACCTCGAAGTACTCGGTTTTGTTTGCTGGGAAAACGATCGAAACAGTTGTGACCGACAAGGCTTCTGTGATTGATTCATGGGTTATGGAGATACAATCCATTTATGCAGGAAAACCCATGGTGGTCGGTTTAGATGTCGAGTGGAGGcctcacatcatccgatctaTGAGCAACAAATCCGCAACGCTCCAGCTCTGTATCGACTGCAAGTGCCTCATTGTCCAGCTCTTCTACGTGGATTACATCCCCGACTCGCTCAAGAACTTCTTGATGGATCCGAACTTTACTTTTGTGGGCATTGAG GTTGGCGATGATATTGCAAAGCTGAGGGACGAGTACGGCCTCAATTGCAGAAAGCATGCAGATGTTCGGGAGGCGGCGAAGAATAAGTGGCCTGGAAGGTTTAGGAGGCCCGGGCTGAAGGATCTAGCGGTAGAAGTGGCAGGCTTGCACATGAAGAAGCCCAGGCACGTCGTCATGAGTAACTGGGAGGCCCGGAATCTCAACGACAGTCAAGTCGAGTATGCTTGTGTCGATGCCTATGCCTCTTACAAGATCGGCCACAAGCTTCTCATAGAGAactaa
- the LOC116213447 gene encoding uncharacterized protein LOC116213447 yields the protein MSLVIDEIKANAEVYHGDDLCQEKSKFLLKEIGLPNGLLPLKDIEECGYVKETGFVWLKQKKKTDHKFDKIGRLVSYAPEVTAYVEQNRIKKLTGVKTKELLIWISLSDIYVDDPPTGKITFKTPAGLSRSFPVSAFEIEEEVKDVKEESDVKEANAAVEVKEL from the coding sequence ATGTCTCTTGTCATAGATGAGATCAAAGCTAATGCCGAGGTATACCACGGAGACGATCTATGCCAAGAGAAATCGAAGTTCTTGCTCAAGGAGATCGGTCTTCCGAACGGGCTCCTGCCTTTAAAGGATATAGAGGAATGCGGGTACGTGAAGGAGACCGGTTTCGTGTGGCTCaaacagaagaagaagaccgaCCACAAGTTCGACAAGATTGGGAGGCTCGTGTCCTATGCTCCCGAGGtcacggcctatgtggaacaGAACCGGATCAAGAAGCTCACCGGCGTGAAGACCAAGGAGCTCTTGATCTGGATCTCACTGAGCGACATCTACGTGGACGATCCCCCCACCGGGAAGATCACTTTTAAGACTCCCGCTGGGTTGTCGCGGTCGTTCCCGGTTTCGGCCTTTGAGATCGAGGAGGAAGTTAAGGATGTGAAGGAGGAGAGTGATGTCAAAGAAGCAAATGCAGCTGTGGAAGTCAAGGAATTATGA
- the LOC116214732 gene encoding intermediate cleaving peptidase 55, mitochondrial, with translation MSQLARKVRRISGANFLQRISSGKINGCRAFCSKTAVDIGQPTPATHPELLKDGEITPGITTEECISRRNRLIELLPEKGLAIIASAPVKMMTDVVPYTFRQDADYSYITGCQQPGGVAVLGRDWGLCMFMPEAKPHDVLWQGQIAGVDAALESFKADKAFPMSKLREVLPEMIRQSSKLFHNGYTATSAYTNLEAYQRAAYGGKVKDLSIYTHELRWKKSPAELKLMRESASIACQALLQTMMHSKMYPHEGILSAKIEYECRIRGAQRMAFNPVVGGGSNGSVIHYSRNDRKIKDQDLVLMDIGCELHGYVSDLTRTWPPSGSFSSAQEELYDLILQTNKKSMELCGPGTTIREIHKYSVDMLLKGFKEIGLLKNGGTNSLRYDQLNPTSIGHYLGMDVHDCSTISYDRVLEPGVVITIEPGVYIPDDFDGPDRYRGTGIRIEDEVLITETGYEVLTGSMPKEVKHIEALLNNYSRGGVEGLFNDARVVSS, from the exons ATGTCACAATTGGCCCGTAAAGTGCGGAGGATTTCAGGGGCGAACTTTCTTCAGAGAATTTCATCCGGAAAG ATAAATGGTTGCCGAGCATTTTGTTCGAAAACAGCCGTCGACATTGGACAGCCAACTCCTGCTACTCACCCTGAG TTACTAAAGGATGGAGAGATCACACCTGGCATCACCACAGAAGAGTGCATCTCGAGGCGGAACAGATTGATCGAGCTTCTCCCCGAGAAGGGCTTAGCAATTATTGCATCTGCTCCAGTGAAAATGATGACAGATGTTGTGCCTTACACTTTCCGACAAGATGCGGATTACTCGTACATCACTGGGTGTCAACAACCGGGGGGCGTTGCGGTGTTAGGTCGTGACTGGGGCTTGTGCATGTTTATGCCCGAAGCCAAACCTCAT GATGTCCTCTGGCAAGGCCAAATCGCTGGAGTTGATGCAGCATTGGAAAGTTTCAAGGCTGATAAAGCATTTCCCATGAGCAAATTGCGTGAG GTCCTTCCAGAAATGATTAGGCAATCCTCCAAGTTGTTCCATAATGGTTATACTGCAACATCAGCATATACAAATCTGGAGGCTTATCAGAGAGCAGCTTACGGTGGCAAAGTCAAAGACCTTTCTATTTACACACATGAGTTACGGTGGAAAAAATCACCTGCAGAGCTTAAGCTGATGAGAGAATCAGCATCAATTGCTTGCCAG GCACTATTGCAGACAATGATGCACTCGAAAATGTACCCTCATGAGGGCATACTATCTGCGAAAATAGAATATGAATGCAGAATAAGAGGTGCCCAGAGGATGGC ATTCAACCCTGTTGTTGGTGGAGGCTCAAATGGCAGTGTTATACATTATTCTCGGAATGACCGGAAA ATCAAGGATCAGGATCTTGTTTTGATGGATATTGGATGTGAGTTGCATGGTTATGTCAGCGACTTGACCCGTACATGGCCTCCTTCTGGAAGTTTTTCATCTGCTCAA GAAGAGCTCTATGATCTTATActacaaacaaacaaaaaatccATGGAGCTCTGCGGACCTGGCACAACCATTCGTGAAATACACAAGTACTCG GTGGACATGCTTCTAAAAGGGTTCAAGGAAATTGGGCTTCTTAAGAATGGTGGAACCAACTCCCTTAGATACGATCAGTTGAACCCTACTTCAATAG GTCACTATCTCGGCATGGATGTGCATGATTGTTCTACAATTAGCTATGACCGTGTTCTGGAGCCTGGTGTA GTAATAACTATTGAGCCAGGAGTTTACATCCCAGATGACTTTGATGGTCCTGATAG GTATCGAGGCACAGgaataaggatcgaggatgaGGTTCTAATTACAGAAACAGGTTATGAG GTCCTCACAGGCTCAATGCCCAAAGAGGTTAAGCACATTGAAGCATTACTGAACAATTACAGCCGAGGAGGTGTTGAGGGATTATTCAATGATGCAAGAGTTGTATCAAGTTAA